In Scophthalmus maximus strain ysfricsl-2021 chromosome 5, ASM2237912v1, whole genome shotgun sequence, a single window of DNA contains:
- the mpz gene encoding myelin protein P0 isoform X3, which translates to MLTFLALASVLLLGIVPEQSQAIVIYTGWERHALLGSDIRLSCSFFSWRWTSEDVTFSWTYRPDGSRDSISVFHYTGGMAYVDNKGPFRDRLEFVGNPARRDGSILLKNLDFSDNGTFTCDAKNPPDIVGRPSSVRLLVFEKVPIQAGVITGSIIGAVLGLLVLIVVIYYLMRFLVARRVFSLSVSKHGKKKKEGSQQRQIKV; encoded by the exons ATGCTGACGTTCTTGGCGCTGGCGTCGGTTCTCCTCCTGGGAATAG TGCCCGAGCAGTCCCAGGCCATAGTGATTTACACCGGCTGGGAACGCCACGCCCTGCTGGGCTCCGACATCCGGCTGTCgtgctccttcttctcctggcGCTGGACCTCGGAGGACGTCACCTTCTCCTGGACGTACAGGCCCGACGGCTCCCGGGACAGCATCtct GTCTTCCACTACACGGGGGGCATGGCCTACGTGGACAACAAGGGCCCGTTCAGGGACCGGCTGGAGTTCGTGGGGAACCCGGCGCGCCGCGACGGCTCCATCCTGCTCAAGAACCTGGACTTCAGCGACAACGGCACCTTCACCTGCGACGCCAAGAACCCCCCTGACATCGTGGGCCGGCCCTCCAGCGTTCGCCTGCTGGTCTTCGagaaag TGCCCATCCAGGCTGGCGTGATCACGGGCTCCATCATCGGGGCGGTGCTGGGCCTGCTGGTGCTCATCGTGGTCATCTACTACCTGATGAGGTTCCTGGTGGCGCGCCGCGTCTTCAGCCTCAGCGTCAG CAAACATggcaagaaaaagaaggagggatCACAGCAGAGACAG ATAAAGGTCTGA
- the mpz gene encoding myelin protein P0 isoform X1: protein MLTFLALASVLLLGIVPEQSQAIVIYTGWERHALLGSDIRLSCSFFSWRWTSEDVTFSWTYRPDGSRDSISVFHYTGGMAYVDNKGPFRDRLEFVGNPARRDGSILLKNLDFSDNGTFTCDAKNPPDIVGRPSSVRLLVFEKVPIQAGVITGSIIGAVLGLLVLIVVIYYLMRFLVARRVFSLSVSKHGKKKKEGSQQRQGPVPPADPSKVKAAASEKKKQESRKDKK from the exons ATGCTGACGTTCTTGGCGCTGGCGTCGGTTCTCCTCCTGGGAATAG TGCCCGAGCAGTCCCAGGCCATAGTGATTTACACCGGCTGGGAACGCCACGCCCTGCTGGGCTCCGACATCCGGCTGTCgtgctccttcttctcctggcGCTGGACCTCGGAGGACGTCACCTTCTCCTGGACGTACAGGCCCGACGGCTCCCGGGACAGCATCtct GTCTTCCACTACACGGGGGGCATGGCCTACGTGGACAACAAGGGCCCGTTCAGGGACCGGCTGGAGTTCGTGGGGAACCCGGCGCGCCGCGACGGCTCCATCCTGCTCAAGAACCTGGACTTCAGCGACAACGGCACCTTCACCTGCGACGCCAAGAACCCCCCTGACATCGTGGGCCGGCCCTCCAGCGTTCGCCTGCTGGTCTTCGagaaag TGCCCATCCAGGCTGGCGTGATCACGGGCTCCATCATCGGGGCGGTGCTGGGCCTGCTGGTGCTCATCGTGGTCATCTACTACCTGATGAGGTTCCTGGTGGCGCGCCGCGTCTTCAGCCTCAGCGTCAG CAAACATggcaagaaaaagaaggagggatCACAGCAGAGACAG GGCCCCGTGCCTCCCGCTGACCCCTCCAAGGTGAAGGCGGCGGCCTcggaaaagaagaagcaggagtCGCGCAAGGATAAGAAATAG
- the mpz gene encoding myelin protein P0 isoform X2 yields MLTFLALASVLLLGIVPEQSQAIVIYTGWERHALLGSDIRLSCSFFSWRWTSEDVTFSWTYRPDGSRDSISVFHYTGGMAYVDNKGPFRDRLEFVGNPARRDGSILLKNLDFSDNGTFTCDAKNPPDIVGRPSSVRLLVFEKVPIQAGVITGSIIGAVLGLLVLIVVIYYLMRFLVARRVFSLSVSKHGKKKKEGSQQRQLWTPPPLTCYPLP; encoded by the exons ATGCTGACGTTCTTGGCGCTGGCGTCGGTTCTCCTCCTGGGAATAG TGCCCGAGCAGTCCCAGGCCATAGTGATTTACACCGGCTGGGAACGCCACGCCCTGCTGGGCTCCGACATCCGGCTGTCgtgctccttcttctcctggcGCTGGACCTCGGAGGACGTCACCTTCTCCTGGACGTACAGGCCCGACGGCTCCCGGGACAGCATCtct GTCTTCCACTACACGGGGGGCATGGCCTACGTGGACAACAAGGGCCCGTTCAGGGACCGGCTGGAGTTCGTGGGGAACCCGGCGCGCCGCGACGGCTCCATCCTGCTCAAGAACCTGGACTTCAGCGACAACGGCACCTTCACCTGCGACGCCAAGAACCCCCCTGACATCGTGGGCCGGCCCTCCAGCGTTCGCCTGCTGGTCTTCGagaaag TGCCCATCCAGGCTGGCGTGATCACGGGCTCCATCATCGGGGCGGTGCTGGGCCTGCTGGTGCTCATCGTGGTCATCTACTACCTGATGAGGTTCCTGGTGGCGCGCCGCGTCTTCAGCCTCAGCGTCAG CAAACATggcaagaaaaagaaggagggatCACAGCAGAGACAG CTCTGGACACCACCCCCTCTCACTTGCTACCCCCTCCCCTAA